In the Bombus pyrosoma isolate SC7728 linkage group LG15, ASM1482585v1, whole genome shotgun sequence genome, one interval contains:
- the LOC122575971 gene encoding uncharacterized protein C15orf61 isoform X1, with the protein MLVKALSVQRKLVVCPYGTWLKIASKKTKPSASEVLTSYLLQTNEPPWTSYFVKYADVVNDQRGMSHFNWPVGNSNYHVLRTGCFPYIKYHCTKRPRQDLSAEDKFFKAIKLLNLGIPTLMYGLAAILLIRHREIVNTSQGYVAIYFLLPEDKGSMY; encoded by the exons ATGCTTGTAAAAGCCTTGTCCGTACAAAGGAAACTCGTCGTTTGTCCATACGGTACTTGGCTGAAGATCGCTTCCAAGAAGACCAAACCCTCAGCATCCGAG GTGTTAACAAGTTATCTCCTGCAAACGAACGAGCCACCATGGACCTCGTACTTTGTCAAGTATGCCGACGTTGTGAACGATCAAAGAGGGATGTCCCATTTCAATTGGCCAGTGGGCAACAGCAATTATCATGTACTTAGAACCGGTTGCTTTCCATACATCAAATATCACTGCACCAAGAGGCCACGACAGGACCTCAGCGCCGAGGACAAATTTTTCAAGGCGATCAAGCTTCTGAACCTTG GTATACCTACATTAATGTATGGACTGGCTGCAATTTTATTGATCAGACACCGAGAAATCGTGAATACGTCTCAAGGATACGTAGCGATATATTTCTTACTGCCCGAGGACAAAGGTTCCATGTACTGA
- the LOC122575971 gene encoding uncharacterized protein C15orf61 homolog isoform X2, whose product MQSNSLSLRYKQVLTSYLLQTNEPPWTSYFVKYADVVNDQRGMSHFNWPVGNSNYHVLRTGCFPYIKYHCTKRPRQDLSAEDKFFKAIKLLNLGIPTLMYGLAAILLIRHREIVNTSQGYVAIYFLLPEDKGSMY is encoded by the exons ATGCAAAGTAACTCGCTGTCATTACGGTACAAACAGGTGTTAACAAGTTATCTCCTGCAAACGAACGAGCCACCATGGACCTCGTACTTTGTCAAGTATGCCGACGTTGTGAACGATCAAAGAGGGATGTCCCATTTCAATTGGCCAGTGGGCAACAGCAATTATCATGTACTTAGAACCGGTTGCTTTCCATACATCAAATATCACTGCACCAAGAGGCCACGACAGGACCTCAGCGCCGAGGACAAATTTTTCAAGGCGATCAAGCTTCTGAACCTTG GTATACCTACATTAATGTATGGACTGGCTGCAATTTTATTGATCAGACACCGAGAAATCGTGAATACGTCTCAAGGATACGTAGCGATATATTTCTTACTGCCCGAGGACAAAGGTTCCATGTACTGA